In the genome of Paenibacillus pabuli, the window GGATGCACTGCCTATCGTAGAGAAGACAGGATTGCCGTTTGCCAGCGTTCGCGAAGGGGTGATGCATGCTTGCGGGCACGATGTGCATACCGCCATTCTTCTTGGAACAGCAGCGGCGTTAAGTGAGCACAGAGATGAGCTTCAGGGAACGGTGAAGTTCATATTCCAGCCTGCTGAGGAAGTACAGGGAGGCGCAACAGATCTGATTGAGGCAGGTGTATTGCATAATCCGGAAGTGAATGCAATCATTGCGCTCCACGTGTGGCCGGATTTGCCTGCGGGCAAGATTGGTTTGAGAAAAGGGGCCATGCTGGCAGCGGCTGATGCCTTTGATATTCGAGTGACGGGAAAAGGCGGACACGCTGCCTATCCGCATCGAACCGTCGATCCGGTCATCATTGCAGCCCAGATTATAACTGCGTTGCAAACGGTGGTATCCCGAAACCTGTCTCCGCTTGATTCCTCCGTCATTTCGATCACGAAACTGCAAAGCAACAGTAATGCATACAACGTTATCGCTGGGGAGGTTCAACTCAGAGGTACCATTCGTACCCACAATCCTGTGACACGTGACGACGTGCCCGTATATATGAAACGACTCATTGAGACCATTGCGGAAGGGTTCGGTGGCAAAGCGGAATTTGATTATTACCGCGGCGGTTCCCCGGTAATAAACGATGATCATATCGTCGATGTGATTGAACAGGCAGCGACAGATACCATTGGTCCGGAAGCTGTGGTGTATCTGAAGGAGCCATCCATGGGCGCCGAAGATTTTGGTGCGTATCTCGAATATGTGCCGGGTGCCATATTCCGGCTCGGTACGATTACAGAAGAAGATGCCCGTTCAGAGCTGCCTCTTCACAGTGATTCCATTATTTTTGATGAGCAAGCAATTGTTACAGGAATATCGGTTCTTGGAGAAGCAGCCATCCGTTATTTGAACCAGTATGGTAATGATGAATCACGGATTGCGCTGGGTGTTGCAGCAGGCAATGAGGACAGGGGGGATCGACATGGCTGAGTTGCAGCAGCAGCAGTTGGAGGTGGACTCCATACTGCATGAAATCGACCGTGATCTCCTGCTTGAATACAACAGACAGATTGCGAAGGAAATTCGTTTGTCGGGTTCCGAAGAGGAACTGCGGGCTTTCCATTATATTAAGGAACAGCTTGAGGACTTTGGGCTGACCACGGACCTTACGTTTAACAAAGCCTATATCAGTATTCCTGTCAGAGCGGAGCTTAAGGTCGGCGGCATTTCTTTTGCAGCTATTACCCATTCCATGTCAGCCCGGGCGGAACAGTTGAGCACGCTAGTGAGATTCATAGAGCTAAAGGATTCGGATCATACCGAATGGGCCAATCAAGTCACAGGTCATGCGGTGATCGTTCACGGTCTTGCAAATGGCCCCACGATATATCGTTTGCAGCAGTTGGGTGCAGCGGCGGTCATATTTATCAATAGCGGTGAGTACACG includes:
- a CDS encoding M20 metallopeptidase family protein, encoding MSFRSSAEKWKDEAIRLRRHIHQNPELGHQEFETAKLVAQFLKNAGLEVQTGVGGTGVVGILKGGREGRTIGIRADMDALPIVEKTGLPFASVREGVMHACGHDVHTAILLGTAAALSEHRDELQGTVKFIFQPAEEVQGGATDLIEAGVLHNPEVNAIIALHVWPDLPAGKIGLRKGAMLAAADAFDIRVTGKGGHAAYPHRTVDPVIIAAQIITALQTVVSRNLSPLDSSVISITKLQSNSNAYNVIAGEVQLRGTIRTHNPVTRDDVPVYMKRLIETIAEGFGGKAEFDYYRGGSPVINDDHIVDVIEQAATDTIGPEAVVYLKEPSMGAEDFGAYLEYVPGAIFRLGTITEEDARSELPLHSDSIIFDEQAIVTGISVLGEAAIRYLNQYGNDESRIALGVAAGNEDRGDRHG